The Nakaseomyces glabratus chromosome D, complete sequence nucleotide sequence aatcaTACAATAATATCTGGGTATTGATATTTAACTTTCTTGTTTACTGCTATATATTATGATAACCTAAAGTGATCACGTATCTTTTGATTAACGTTTTGGGGAGGACAAACGCTATTATTTAAAAATGCATAACactatcattatcattaatTACGCCAAAATATAGATATATCTAACATTTTATGTAAGCTTAAGCTTCATGTATTGTCTAATAGAACATTAAACTACACATTTGGAAACCATTTCCTATATTTTTTGAGCCTTAGAACCATATAAACCATCAACATAAAAGTcatttttggtttttaATTCATGCTCAAGGATTatcttttcaaaacttaGGAGGGCTTTCTTCAAGGCATCGTTGACCGCTTCTTTCTTAGCTTTATTGaaactttcaattttcGAAGGCGTTGTAGCTCTACTAAAGCCCGTCATTCTGGTGTTAGTCCCGTCCTTCAAGGTCACTTTCACACTTGCCTCTGCTATAACGGTATATCTATCCGCAAGAGCTCCTGTACCACCACCACTGTCCGCACTGATTTTGTCGGCAATACTAATAGATGATGTCGATCCAGGGAACCCGTCCTTGGTCTCCACAAACTCAATATCAGTTTTCCACCCGTCAAAGCCGAACACTTCGTTCGCAAACCCGACCAGGACATGTCTCGGTATCAGCTTCGATAAGTTGTGCTTCCCATACCTATTACTATGATATATCTGATACGTGTAGCGCTCGATCTTCGACTGCAGCACCCCGATCCGCTGCACAGACCACTCACTAGCAGGCCGCCCATCCCAGTCCTCAACAAACACTATATCACCGACTTCAACACCGGGCCCTGAACTGTACACAGCGCCCTCATACGTGACTTTACCATCCATCACCTTCGcacaaatatataaacaacCAATGGGGGGGGGGATTTCTACCGTGCTTTAATCCTATAAACGCAGTTAACTCTATCGCAAGGACATCTGAGAACACAACTTAAGCAAACAAGAAAACCCAGCTAAAGCAAACCTAAGCTTATATAACAGCTAGTCACAGCCAATGGCAGATAGCTAATGGTTTTAGGGTTCAGGTAAAAGATCAATATAGCCCTAAACCAAACCCTCTCAGCAATAGTGCTAATAACCCAAAAGTTCCTATAGCTTGTACGTAGTACTCTGTGCACAGAGAGATGACTTTCCCGCTCAAAATAGAACTGAATCAGTGTGAAGGGCTCTTGCTTCCACCTTCAAATGTGGTAGTTAGCCCACTTTTGACACAGTTGCTGCGTGATCGAGAAATATCACCGGAATTTTGTTCTGCAATAACGAAAAACACCGAGCCTTAGAAAGTAACGGAGACAAGTCTTTCCTCGACCCCTACCCATTCATCTCCCAGCACATGACATTCTTATTAACTCTATCCACAACCACCAcaatttatttcttctttttgacGTGAAATGAACTTGCCTCTTGCTTTTTACTGTGCCACTTTGAACATTACGGGCAGTTGAAGCGATTGCTATAAGATCATGTGCGATTTACACTTTtccctttttttctttttttttcagttttaaGTCTTCGTTGTTGTGTATTTACATGTGATATAGCGTATAGTATTATATCCAGGCGTGTAGAATTATATTAGGCGTGATCCAGACTAATATCACAATGTACGTGAGTTTCGCGTGTCCTCTCTCTGTTATCTCTCTGTAGGTCGATCTTTCTCCAGCTCGTTGGGCTCGGCggttctttttttctccCCCCTCTCTCTTGGAATCGCTTCTTGTCGTTCTTGGCGCGCAGATCTCAGCGGCTAATTATACAATTGACTTCTTAACGCCAGCTATTACTTACTAGTGTTCTTGGAAGTATAGTAAGGATTTCGTTCCCATTGTCTGCGGTCTTTCTATTGCCTTTAGGAGAAATCGGCAGGAGAGAAGGAGTGAGAAAGAATACAGGAACTGGTATTTAGCTCAATTGAAGTGGTTAAAGTGACTTGAAGTGATTTGAAAGGAATATGGACATTATACAAGGGCTGATCCAGCCGCCAAAGGTTCAGTCTGCTGATGAGACGATCCCGACGCTGTGTGATAGAGTGGAGAACTCTACGCTTCTGAGCGACAGAAGGTCCGCAGTGCTCGCATTGAAGTCGTTCAGCAGACAGTACAGGGAGACCGTGATCGCGTCAGGACTGAAACCTCTGCTGAACACCATGAGCAGGGACAATATTGACGACGACTTGGTCAAGGCCGTGCTTGAGACGTTGCTGATCCTGTTCATTCGAGGTGACGGAGACGACGACTTGACGAGAAACTGGATATCGTTGCACTCAAGGGCGCGCAACGGTAAATACCCTTCGCCATTGGTCATGAAACAGGAGGAGGAACAAGTCGATCAGTTTTCACTGTGGATTGCAGACGCATTGACGCAATCAGAGGACTTGTTGAAACTGATCATAGAACTCCTGGAGTCTGAGAATTTTCACATCAAGCTGTACACAATCCAATTGCTGGAAGCTGTTCTTGTGGCTAGACCTTCCAGGGCCAGAAACGCCATGATAAACTCCCCAACTTGCATATCTACACTTGTGGCATTACTTGACGATATACACGAACCCATAAGAGACGAATCAATTCTACTTTTGATGGCTGTGGTTAATGATTCGCCACATATACAAAAACTAGTGGCTTTTGAAAACATCTTCGAAAGATTATTCAATATTatacaagaagaaggtgGTCTTAGAGGATCATTAGTAGTAAATGATTGTTTATCCCTAATCAATAACATTCTGAAGTACAATATCTCAAACCAAACTTTATTCTTAGAGACAGGCAATTTACCAAAACTTGCGCTGTTGTTAAACGAACCTATATCAGAAAAGGAAGAATTCTTTTGGAACGATCAGCGTATCAATAATGTGAAGACCGTTTTAGATATAGTCAGCCTCACAGTGGAAGCAGGAACTACTGTAGTGAAACAACATCAAGCCGCCTTACTTGATTCCCACATTTTATTGGTCGTATTGAGAATAGCTTTCTTCCACACTATCCCAAAAAAGGTTCGTGCTACAGCTTTGATGGTAGCAGCCGATATGATTAAAGACAATGAATACGCACAAACTGAATTTGGAAACATTGATGTTCCTTATTTTGACCCATCACTGGCAAGTGATACACAATTTGATAATAGCCACTTAGTTCCAGTGGTTGAATTATTAATCAACTGGGCCTTATATGCAAATTCGATACACACATTTGACACAAGGGTTGCTGCAAGCAATCTTTTAAAAGCTTATCTATCCAATAACTTAGGACTTCAGAAACAGTTCTTAGAAAGACAAATTTCTgcattcaaagaaattgaaaaaggcAGTAAAGTTGATGGTTTAAAGGCCAACCTGCTGGAAGCCATATTAATTTACGATGCGGATTTGAAATTAAATCCATACAAACTTTACTTCTCTACTGATATTCTCATGTATCTATTCGAGCACGACAACGAAGGCAATGCCGAACTTAGAGAGCTATTAAGATCAATCAAACTCGGTACAGCGATTGAAGACGAGGAACCATTGACTTCAATTCAGACAATAACAGAAATCGTTATTACATTTTTATCATGTGAAGATAAAAGAGTGCcaatattttatctttcGTTCCTAGCATATTGGCTGTTTGCAGACTTTTCTGCCGTAAATGATTTCCTTTCTGCAAAGGAAAACATTCATTCTTTACTGGACTTCTCACATCAAATAGAAGACGAAGATGTTACTGTAAAATGTTTAATTACTATATTGCTAGGTATAGCATTCGAGTTTTCATCTAAATCATCTCCAATCCCTAGATTggaatattttgatattgtatCAAACTCTATTGGTAGAGACAATTACACATCCAGAGTCAaacaattcaaagaaaaatcattgttttcaaaatctCAAATTGAAATCGATATGTTTAATCCTCCGTTAGACGATACAGGCCTTCCAAAAATCTATTTCAATGAGTATTTCACaattttattcaaagaaaacttCTATAGAATACTCAGATGTTTCTATCATGATCCTACCGATGAGCCAATTGCAATCGTTTCCTTTGAAGCTTTCGAAGAAGTCCAAAACCAATGCACTTCCTTGAAGTCTCATCTTTCAGAGTTGGAAATACAGTCGAGTGAAAAACGTTCCCAGTTGGAGAAACAGATAAAGTCGCTAACCTCCAATTTTGAGGCCAGTGAACAGCTAAAGAAAGAGTTGGAAGACAAATTAAGCACCATCTCGGAGAAACAACAAACACTAGAATCTGAATACGaggagaaaaagaaagaacttgCCGAAATCACAGCGAATAACACCAGCTTGGAACAACTTAATacacaaaaagaaaaactaaCTGAagagttgaagaagcagTTAGCTGACACCAAAGAGAAGCTTACACAAATGGAGAAGCAAGTTAAAGAACTGTCAGAACATAAGGAAAAAAACGAACAAGGCATCAATAAGATGAATCGAGATCTGTTTTCCTTACAGAGGGAAAAACAGAAGCTGGAAGAAGATAACAAACAATCGAAGAAAGATCTAGAAAAGACGAAGAATGATTTTACTAAACAGGAAACAAAGTTGAAAGATCAAATCAAGGCAAAAGAAATACTGATCAAAGAaacaactgaaaaattgaatgaGGCTACTACCCAATCCAAGGAATAT carries:
- the RAD59 gene encoding Rad59p (CAGL0D00902g~Ortholog(s) have role in DNA amplification, DNA strand renaturation, double-strand break repair via single-strand annealing, regulation of DNA biosynthetic process, telomere maintenance via recombination and cytoplasm, nucleus localization), producing the protein MDGKVTYEGAVYSSGPGVEVGDIVFVEDWDGRPASEWSVQRIGVLQSKIERYTYQIYHSNRYGKHNLSKLIPRHVLVGFANEVFGFDGWKTDIEFVETKDGFPGSTSSISIADKISADSGGGTGALADRYTVIAEASVKVTLKDGTNTRMTGFSRATTPSKIESFNKAKKEAVNDALKKALLSFEKIILEHELKTKNDFYVDGLYGSKAQKI